One Bacteroidales bacterium DNA window includes the following coding sequences:
- a CDS encoding DNA replication/repair protein RecF, translated as MYLKKLSLKNFKNYQETELFFSEKINCFVGNNGVGKTNLLDAIHYLSFCKSYFNVIDTQNIRHGQEFFTIQGSWVKQNTQPETVLVTQKRSHQKVVKLNKKEYSRLADHIGLFPVVIVSPHDSDMIYSGSDERRRFLDSFISQFDRIYLDDLINYNKALFQRNKLLKLFFESRSFDADALEIWDTQLVTLGTKIHSKRDNFIRDFEPYFNRYYKLISGDKEKVKLKYESQLNDAPLTELLAASLSKDRSVLYTTAGIHKDDLNFIIGGHPLRKFGSQGQQKSYTIAIKLAQFDYIKNAKGYKPVLLFDDIFDKLDDERVEHIVQLTSENNFGQVFITDTQKERIVYTIKKINSPGKVFIIAGNNANEIEL; from the coding sequence ATGTACCTGAAAAAACTATCTCTTAAAAATTTTAAAAATTATCAAGAAACGGAATTGTTTTTTTCAGAGAAGATTAATTGCTTTGTAGGAAATAATGGCGTAGGGAAAACCAATCTGCTTGATGCTATACATTATTTGTCATTTTGTAAAAGTTATTTTAATGTGATTGACACCCAGAATATCCGCCATGGCCAGGAATTTTTTACCATACAGGGCAGCTGGGTAAAACAGAATACACAACCCGAAACAGTACTTGTAACACAGAAACGCAGCCACCAAAAGGTTGTGAAGTTGAACAAAAAGGAATACAGCCGCCTGGCCGACCATATCGGGTTGTTTCCCGTTGTGATAGTTTCACCGCATGATTCTGATATGATTTACAGCGGCAGTGACGAAAGAAGGCGTTTTCTCGACAGTTTCATCAGCCAGTTCGACAGGATATATCTTGATGACCTGATTAACTATAACAAAGCTCTTTTTCAGCGCAATAAACTGCTTAAATTGTTTTTTGAAAGCCGCTCCTTTGATGCCGACGCCCTTGAAATATGGGATACACAGCTTGTTACACTGGGAACGAAAATTCACAGCAAAAGAGATAATTTTATCAGAGATTTTGAGCCTTATTTCAACAGATATTATAAGCTTATCAGCGGCGATAAAGAAAAAGTAAAGCTTAAATACGAATCACAGCTTAACGATGCGCCTCTTACCGAACTGTTGGCGGCCTCACTGTCAAAGGACCGCAGCGTTCTTTATACCACTGCAGGAATCCATAAAGATGACCTGAACTTTATTATAGGCGGGCACCCTTTGCGGAAATTCGGCTCACAGGGACAGCAAAAATCATATACCATTGCTATCAAACTTGCCCAGTTCGACTATATCAAAAATGCCAAAGGCTACAAACCGGTGTTGCTCTTTGATGATATCTTTGACAAACTTGATGATGAGAGGGTGGAACATATCGTGCAGCTGACCTCCGAAAATAATTTCGGACAGGTTTTTATCACCGACACTCAAAAAGAAAGAATCGTGTACACCATAAAAAAAATCAATTCGCCGGGCAAAGTGTTCATTATCGCCGGCAACAACGCTAACGAAATTGAACTCTGA
- a CDS encoding DUF721 domain-containing protein, with product MKYGERPLKDIIKELIEEYNFSDKLNRYNVADKWEETVGKAIAGHTTRLWVSKRTLYVELNSSVVRSELNMIKSMIVERLNSYFDKPVIDKLVLK from the coding sequence ATGAAATACGGAGAAAGGCCATTGAAAGATATTATTAAGGAGCTAATCGAAGAGTATAATTTCAGCGATAAACTGAACCGATATAATGTTGCAGATAAGTGGGAAGAAACAGTTGGCAAGGCCATAGCTGGGCATACCACACGATTATGGGTCAGCAAACGCACCCTGTATGTTGAGTTAAATTCTTCTGTGGTGCGCAGCGAGCTGAATATGATAAAATCCATGATAGTGGAACGTCTGAATAGCTATTTTGACAAACCGGTTATTGACAAACTTGTTTTAAAATAA
- a CDS encoding DUF5063 domain-containing protein, translated as MKKESEDMVKSKNVLEFITVANELCLFLEEIEKYDVAFIFAYLQRVLPLVYIKGSMLPDIEPVNKELTERYVTQEDWERIFNLLRNKIGKCDRFEDSEIPGNPDEADSLSISENLADIYQDLKDFLILYQKNTHTARENAVYSCRMHFGSQWGLKILNAHKSIHQMIFGNNKKSGNLFIGFSSN; from the coding sequence ATGAAGAAAGAATCTGAGGATATGGTAAAATCTAAAAATGTCCTTGAATTTATTACTGTGGCTAACGAATTGTGTTTGTTTCTTGAAGAAATTGAAAAATACGATGTGGCTTTTATTTTTGCCTACCTTCAGCGTGTGCTTCCGCTGGTGTATATTAAGGGCTCTATGTTGCCGGATATAGAGCCGGTCAACAAAGAGCTTACCGAAAGATATGTAACACAGGAAGATTGGGAACGTATATTTAACCTGTTGCGAAACAAAATTGGGAAATGCGACCGCTTTGAGGATAGCGAAATACCCGGCAATCCTGATGAAGCAGACAGTCTCAGCATCTCTGAAAACCTTGCCGATATTTACCAGGACCTGAAAGATTTTTTAATATTGTATCAGAAAAACACACATACTGCCCGTGAAAACGCAGTGTATTCGTGCCGCATGCACTTCGGCAGCCAGTGGGGCTTAAAAATACTGAACGCCCACAAGTCTATTCACCAGATGATATTTGGAAACAATAAAAAATCTGGGAATCTATTTATAGGCTTTTCTTCAAACTGA